Proteins from one Aspergillus nidulans FGSC A4 chromosome VIII genomic window:
- a CDS encoding GPI anchored serine-threonine rich protein (transcript_id=CADANIAT00001274), producing MHLLSLLSVLASASVCVLAQDATSTTTTTQPSSTCLAQNILDTCLESVQGRVDACGANEWRCLCDETTSLLTCYDNCPDDGGRNGVAQQRTSYCNAADQLEPTSTTSMTTATTTSTRTSSATDGDATATTSTSTSDGAAASETADDAAGRVQLALGFGVGAGVGLAVLGAL from the exons ATGcatctcctctctctcctctctgtTCTCGCGTCTGCTTCTGTTTGTGTTCTTGCGCAGGATGCAACCTctactaccaccaccactcAGCCTTCGAGCACCTGCTTGGCTCAAAA CATCCTCGATACCTGCTTGGAATCCGTCCAGGGCCGAGTTGATGCGTGTGGTGCGAATGAGTGGCGCTGTCTCTGCGACGAGACAACCAGTCTGCTAAC ATGCTACGACAATTGTCCCGACGATGGCGGCCGTAACGGCGTCGCACAGCAACGAACCTCATACTGCAACGCCGCAGATCAGCTCGAACCCACTAGCACGACCTCGATGACTACCGCCACCACGACGTCGACTAGAACTTCGTCGGCGACGGATGGCGACGCGACGGCGACCACGAGCACGAGTACCAGCGACGGGGCCGCGGCGTCGGAGACGGCAGACGATGCGGCGGGGCGGGTGCAGCTTGCGCTGGGATTCGGTGTTGGGGCTGGGGTTGGGCTGGCCGTGCTGGGAGCTCTGTAG
- a CDS encoding uncharacterized protein (transcript_id=CADANIAT00001275) — MLATSPHCAPPGVNGFALPQLKRKRSDSSESTTTRDAPVATKLRISDASAKHISEQRTSAPSTGKGGKDDASDIPAEPLTDQTAMRAPDMPPLLSNGGSSDPSAPSRDDQKGSARKVNVDRLRETLEAQLSLEVLLKHNELRFIDQEIAKCQVALEQLRRCAEIPYPGSHATGPSLSVSNGTGMSVWAPGNGPAPRSPAPWGVTNGPYTRHYSRWLLPDPRFDGGEVEPMTPMGMGATTPLEGRSTRGNPIDTAYLAGKSTRPQRGSTGTKLQSLPSGYPAPKERAGPMIIRRKSDGVLVKLVCLDCRRDNFSSTQGFINHCRIAHNRNFASHDAAAMASGEPVDVDDAGAVIGGKNEPSTGLTPGFVHPLIRSAHGIESTPRTPSASGSSDTELLKRSSTVETPRTSSNTPVGPNKPATKAANDAFTASEDTPHLSSLMKMRGVGLDLGQLVGEAKTAVDLNEYTSDEGDSEPEPEPPTPSVKTKPNKPLATRAGRQPMRTTASQTASERPDGHKGVERPNHKPLALETLTPTRPSVPYQSPYPPTGPQVNELRELDLSPNTVESNQAPSLVSDDDDYEVASDSDSPGPCSSDAEHGDDFGLIDVEDDDTNGSTTASDSNPKADVGLGSAAKPLKHGSIRKKGQYPISSSVVPLSRGKEEKRVSFISPSSSPDQGEAKKDSKRSPDR; from the coding sequence ATGCTTGCGACCTCACCTCACTGCGCCCCTCCTGGCGTGAACGGGTTTGCGCTGCCGCAGTTGAAGCGGAAGCGATCTGACTCGAGCGAGTCAACTACCACTCGAGATGCACCGGTCGCAACAAAGCTACGAATTAGTGATGCGTCAGCAAAGCACATCTCCGAGCAGCGCACCTCTGCGCCGTCCACTGGCAAGGGTGGCAAGGATGATGCAAGCGATATACCAGCGGAGCCTCTCACCGACCAGACTGCGATGCGCGCCCCAGATATGCCACCTTTATTGTCGAATGGAGGTAGCTCTGACCCGTCCGCTCCTTCGCGCGACGACCAGAAGGGCTCAGCGCGCAAGGTCAATGTAGACAGGTTGCGCGAAACTCTTGAAGCTCAGCTGAGCCTTGAGGTTTTGCTGAAACATAACGAACTTCGCTTTATCGACCAAGAGATCGCTAAATGTCAGGTCGCCTTGGAGCAACTGCGCCGATGCGCCGAAATCCCTTATCCCGGTTCGCACGCTACTGGTCCATCGCTTTCAGTCAGCAACGGAACAGGAATGTCGGTATGGGCTCCTGGAAATGGACCTGCACCGCGTTCTCCAGCGCCTTGGGGCGTCACAAACGGCCCTTACACGCGCCACTACTCTCGATGGTTGTTACCAGATCCCCGTTTTGATGGTGGCGAGGTTGAACCGATGACACCTATGGGCATGGGCGCGACGACTCCTCTGGAAGGCCGTTCAACGCGCGGAAATCCTATCGACACTGCCTATTTGGCTGGAAAATCTACAAGACCTCAACGGGGATCTACTGGGACGAAGCTTCAATCTTTACCCAGCGGCTACCCAGCTCCTAAAGAGCGAGCTGGACCGATGATTATCCGACGAAAGTCGGATGGTGTTCTTGTCAAATTAGTCTGCCTAGATTGCCGGAGAGACAACTTTTCCAGCACACAGGGCTTCATTAACCACTGTCGTATCGCGCATAACCGCAATTTCGCAAGCCACGATGCTGCCGCGATGGCTTCTGGGGAACCTGTCGATGTGGATGATGCTGGTGCCGTTATTGGTGGCAAAAATGAACCTTCAACTGGCTTAACGCCCGGTTTTGTCCATCCCTTGATCCGCTCCGCTCATGGTATCGAATCGACACCTAGAACGCCATCAGCGTCAGGATCATCGGATACGGAACTCTTGAAGCGGTCATCGACGGTGGAAACACCTCGTACTTCATCAAATACGCCAGTGGGGCCAAACAAACCTGCGACGAAAGCTGCAAACGACGCTTTTACTGCTTCTGAGGATACTCCACACTTATCGTCCTTAATGAAAATGCGAGGTGTTGGTCTCGACCTTGGCCAGTTAGTTGGAGAGGCCAAAACCGCAGTGGACCTCAATGAATACACTTCTGATGAGGGCGACTCGGAACCGGAGCCTGAACCACCAACGCCGTCCGTAAAGACAAAGCCTAATAAACCGCTCGCAACCCGTGCTGGACGCCAACCAATGCGAACAACAGCTTCGCAGACAGCCTCTGAGCGCCCTGATGGCCACAAGGGCGTCGAGCGGCCAAATCATAAGCCCCTTGCGCTGGAGACACTGACGCCTACCCGGCCGTCGGTGCCTTATCAGTCTCCTTATCCGCCGACCGGCCCTCAAGTGAACGAGTTGCGGGAGCTGGATTTGAGCCCAAACACTGTTGAGTCAAATCAAGCCCCCAGCCTTGTGagcgatgatgacgactaTGAAGTGGCGTCCGATTCTGATAGCCCCGGGCCCTGCTCATCTGATGCAGAGCATGGGGACGACTTCGGCCTCATTGATGTCGAGGACGACGATACGAATGGTTCGACTACTGCCAGCGATTCAAACCCTAAGGCAGACGTAGGGCTAGGCAGTGCCGCTAAGCCTTTGAAACATGGCAGCATACGAAAGAAAGGACAGTACCCGATTTCGTCGTCAGTCGTTCCGCTCAGTCGGGGCAAAGAGGAGAAGCGTGTAAGCTTTATAagtccaagctcaagcccCGACCAGggcgaggccaagaaggatAGCAAGCGATCTCCTGATCGATAA
- a CDS encoding uncharacterized protein (transcript_id=CADANIAT00001276) — translation MTLDLNPSTIALATFDTLLGAYETTVRQITRTKALATLRSISKTKSNLKTNKTQTHKRTAPSENEREEDLDSVSEQVREFLELDEWRYDVLPGLVADRRLGNERGSGGHLSREELVQLMEWKLKHGVYRPTLLGMIRQNQEKIISDTTASAFSSLPGSVEGKDGFEAIENALLTLTTPLRGVGPATASLILSVACPEMIPFYSDDVYLWVCAGVYPSSSFSSKKSKEVKPNGDPNVKYNVAEYRRLWERVEGLRARLNEEADEGKRVSCKDIEKVALVVRHFGLSGLGVCDEGEKGDLRESGEGAGRKKRRL, via the exons ATGACTCTAGACCTGAATCCCTCAACGATAGCCCTAGCCACATTTGACACCCTCCTCGGTGCATATGAGACCACTGTACGGCAAATAACGCGCACCAAGGCCCTTGCGACGTTGAGATCAATATCTAAAACAAAATCAAATCTGAAGACAAACAAGACCCAGACTCACAAAAGAACTGCGCCGTCTGAAAACgaaagggaggaggatctcgacTCTGTTTCTGAGCAGGTTCGAGAGTTCCTGGAACTGGATGAGTGGCGGTATGATGTCCTTCCGGGGCTTGTTGCGGACAGACGTCTAGGTAATGAAAGAGGAAGCGGAGGCCATCTTTCTAGGGAGGAACTTGTCCAGTTGATGGAGTGGAAGTT AAAGCACGGCGTTTACCGCCCAACCCTCCTTGGCATGATCCGACAAAACCAAGAGAAGATCATATCAGACACTACGGCGAGTGCGTTTTCGTCTTTACCTGGATCTGTTGAAGGGAAGGATGGGTTTGAGGCGATTGAGAATGCCTTGTTGACACTTACAACGCCCCTTCGCGGTGTTGGGCCCGCAACAGCATCACTGATTCTGTCCGTCGCTTGTCCGGAGATGATACCGTTTTATAGTGACGACGTGTATCTTTGGGTTTGTGCTGGTGTTTACCCGTCCTCGTCTTTTTCCTcgaaaaaaagcaaagaggtGAAGCCGAACGGGGATCCGAATGTCAAGTATAATGTCGCGGAATACCGGAGGTTGTGGGAGAGGGTGGAAGGGTTGAGGGCGAGGTTGAATGAGGAGGCTGACGAAGGGAAACGGGTTTCTTGTAAGGATATTGAGAAGGTGGCGTTGGTGGTGAGGCATTTTGGTTTGTCTGGGTTGGGGGTTTGCGATGAGGGTGAGAAAGGGGATCTGAGGGAGAGTGGTGAGGGTgcagggaggaagaagaggaggttaTAG